Sequence from the Salinicoccus sp. Bachu38 genome:
CTTTCTGACCAGCAGTTCGTCGTTTTCGTACTGGTTCAGAAACTTCCTGTCTTCGGTGAAATAGCTGAAATGGATGCCCGGGTCAAAACGCGTCGTATCACTCGATGTCCTGACACTCGTCCGTATTGTATTCTTCCTGTTTATGAAGGACTGCTTGAATGCCAGCAGTGGATTGAGCAGGATGAGGCCATCTGCGATGATGAGGTTCTGGCGGATGGCTTCAATTGCGATCAGTCCGCCCAGCCCTTGTCCAAGCACAAAGGTCGGCAGCCGATATGCCCGCGCCACTTCATGCCATTCATGGACGCGGTCCAGGTACTGTGTGAAATCGGTGATGTGCCCTTTATTCATGCGTGTGGTCTGGCCATGGCCCGGCAGGTCTCCCGTTATGACATGATACCCTGAATTTCTCAGCTGTGATATCACCTGTGCGTAGTATTCATGGTGCTCCATCATGTCATGTATGACAACGATTACACCCCTGGCCTGCTTGTCCGTTTCCCATTTCCACATTGCAATGCTCCTAACATACTGTAATTCATTCTTATATGATAAACTTATTATAACAATCCAATAGAAGAAAGGACATGAGAAATGATACTCGACTACAA
This genomic interval carries:
- a CDS encoding alpha/beta hydrolase, which encodes MWKWETDKQARGVIVVIHDMMEHHEYYAQVISQLRNSGYHVITGDLPGHGQTTRMNKGHITDFTQYLDRVHEWHEVARAYRLPTFVLGQGLGGLIAIEAIRQNLIIADGLILLNPLLAFKQSFINRKNTIRTSVRTSSDTTRFDPGIHFSYFTEDRKFLNQYENDELLVRKVSYHWYRTVINQMKSTTEFMDDFPDLPVLAMLSRENDIIEPYLTAKYIKRMNTGELSIHMLNGIEHSIFQREETSVPYYHMERFLSAQLFRIGLLK